CACCCAGGAACTGCCTGAGCTCATCTTGAGCAGTGCGGTTTTTGTGGGAATCCTAAAACTCGCAGAGTCGATCGTGGGGCCGGATAATGCTGCGGTGATCTTTTACGAAGCGGGCAAGAAGGTGGGCATTAATCGAGCAAAGTATTATAGAGATAAGTGGAAGCTGGACGGGAGTGCATTTGTCAGAGCGATGGAAGAGTTTTGTGCAGAACTCGGTTGGGGCACGTTCAGTGTGGATCTCGAAGCACTCGTCATTAAAGTCGAGAATTCATTCATAGCGAAGGAATATGGCGAATCTGAGGTTCCTGTCTGCCATTTCCTGCGTGGATGTTGCGCGGGCATGGGGGAGGTGTTAACGAACCGGGCGCTGGACGGTGAAGAGCGGAAATGCGAAGCGTGTGGCGATGATTACTGCGAATTCGTGCTCAGCCCGGTCGAATAAGTATTCATACTGTATTCATACTGTAATTAACGCATCCAAATCATCAAAGAACCGTATTAAGAGCTTGAGCACTTCATTATCCTCATTCAATCTGAACGTCCGTATTTGCTTGCCGAGCGTGTCCTCTTTCACGATGCCCAATTGTAAAAGCGGCTCGATGACGCGTGCGACACTGGAATGGGAAAGTCCAGTAGCCGCTGCAATGCCGGAGAGATACGTTATCGTCTCACGATTTCGTATCAGATACTCCAGAACGACAAGCTGCGCGTTCCTTCCGAAGATTTTCTCAAGTTCGTTCATTCGCTCAATCGTAGACTAAGAAGAAGTATATCAGATTCTGGGTATATAACGTTATTCGTTATTTTATACATTCAAATTTTGTGATAAAATCGAAAGCCTTAAATAGGGTGCCTGTCGATAATTGATCAAGTTTGCCTAAATAAGGCAAGTTGCTCAAAAAAGGAGAGGTATACTTAGAGAAGAAGGAGGAGAAGAGGAAAAAATGGGCCTTGAAGAGATAAACATAATATGGCTTGAAGGGCAAGACTGTGCTGGTGATACCATCACTATCAAGCAGGCAAGCAATCCCACGCTCATTGATGTGCTAACCGGAGCTATTCCAGGGCTTGGAGGGTTAAAACTTGCTTACCATCCCACCTTGATGTTCGAGTGGGGCGACGATGCGACGCAGATCCTCGTTGATGCTATGGAAGGTAAGTATGACCCCTTTGTACTGATCCTTGAGGGATCGATCCCGGATGAGTCAAAGGCAGGGGATGGCGTCTTCTGTGTCATCGGGGAGCACGATGGGAAATTACTCAAGCTGAGCGATGTGATTGATAGCCTCGCACAGCGGTGTGCAGCTGCGGTTGCGATTGGCACGTGTGCCGCGTATGGTGGAATCCCCAGCGGGAATCCGAACCCAACGGGAGCGCAGGGACTTCTGGACTACTTAGGGAAAGAGTGGACTGGCGGCTTGGGACTTCCAATCATCTGTATACCGGGTTGTCCACCACGACCTGATAACATAATACAGATCCTGGGTCAAGCGGTCCTCGCGGCGCGAGGATTGGCACCACTGCCGGAGCTTGACGAGTGGCACCGACCTGTAGCTTTCTACGGTTACACAATGCACGAACTCTGTCCGATCTGTGGATTCTACGCAGAGGGCACGGATGCACATGCGTTCGGGGATACCGGCTGTCTCGGTGCACTGGGCTGCAAGGGTATCATCACGAACTGCAACAATACGACGTGGGCAGACGGCTACGGCGGCTGTACGGGAACAGGAGTACCCTGTTTTGGCTGTACTCATCCCGATTTCCCGGATGCGCCAACGTCACCATTCTTCGCGAAAGCGCCTGCGATGCCATTTATCATTGAGAACATGAAAGGCATGCTTGCACACGCGGAGATGGGATTCGAGCGATTTAAGCCAGTACTCGAAGCGCTCCTACCGCTGGTACCGGAATTCATAGAGGATCTGGACAGGCAGATGGAAGAAGCGAAGGACAAAGGGAGGAAGATATAAAATGGGATTCTTAGATAAGCTAAAAGGCGGCGGCGCGAAAGAGGCGGCAGCAGCACCGGCAGCAGCACCGGCAGCAGCGCCCGGACCCGGCGGAAAGCGGGAGATAACGATTGAGCCGATAACGCGGATTGAGGGGCATTTGGGTGTTCATGCGACGTTAGACACCGGTGCTAAAAAGGTCACCGACGCATATGCTTACAGCCCGATGTTCAGAGGTTTTGAAATAATCCTGGTGGGAAGAGAGCCGTCCGAAGCGGTTATGATTACCCAGCGGGCTTGTGGCGTCTGTCCCGTACCTCATGGTTTCGCATCGGTAAACGCCGTTGATCAGGCATACGGGGTGACTCCACCGCCAATGGGTGTCGTTCTTAGAGATTTCGTTCATGGCGCAGAGCAGTTATATGATTCTGAAGTTGGTGTGCTGAACCTTGAAGGACCGGACTACAGCGAGGTAGCGGTGAAGAAGTTCAATCCCGATTGGTGGGGCGAGGCACAGAATACGAAGGCGGAACGGAGCGATGTTCACGGCTTTGCGACCGTCGCGGATATAATGACCGCATTGAACCCCCTGGCTGGCGAGCTGTATCTCAGGTCGCTTTTAGTCCAGAAAGCAGGACACAATATGGCTGCGATCTTTGGTGGAAAGCATCCGCACGTTCATTCCTTTGTTCCGGGCGGAATCGCGAAGATAAACCTCTCGGCATCGGACATTGAGTCGTACCTCACGTTACTCATGCGGCACGTTGCCTTTACGAAGGAGCTGGTAACCGCTACGGACGATCTTCTGAATTTCGTGCTGGCGCAGGGTTATGAGGACGTCGGAGCGCGGGATATCAATCTCCTCGCTGTTGGCAGTTACAACGATCCCGAAGCGTATTCCGCGGATTACGAAGGGATGACCGAGTTGGGACGTAAGCGAATGGTATCTCCAGGAGTGATGCTCAATGGCGAGGTGGTTACAACGGACCTCGTGGAGATCAATGCCGGCGTGCGAGAATTCATCGGCCGCGGCTGGTACTCGAGTGATTGGGCACAAGAAATCGAAACCGATCCTGCAGGGAATAAGATCGAGTACGAGCATCCGTGGAACAAGCGCACGCTTCCAGAGCCCGGCGAGTACGGCAAGTGGGGGTCCAAGTACACCTGGGTTACGTCGCCACGGTGGAAGAACTGGAAGGGCGATGGCAAGAACAATGTTCTCGAACTCGGTCCGCTTGCGCGAATGTGGGTGACCGCGAAGGTCGGCCTTGTGCCGGAATCCACGGGATCGAGCCTCAAGTTCGAACTGCCAGCAGCCGTAATACCTGGTTTCAAGTTTGCGGATAAGATGGAGTTCGAGTGGAAGATCCCGGCGAAGCCGAATACCGTAGAGAGAGTTAGAGCACGGGCATATTATAATGCCTATTCCGCATACTGCGTGACAAGTCTGGTGATGAAAGCGTTGGAACTCATGAAGGCGGGTAAAACTCAAGTCTGGACGCCATACGAGAAACCAAAAGAAGGCATCGGCTTTGGTGCAGTTGAAGCGATGCGTGGCTCGTGCCTGCACTGGTGCGTCATGAAGGATGGTGTCATTAGCAACTATCAATATCACGCGCCATCGACCTGGAACGCGTCGGGTAGGGATCCAGAAGAGCAGCCAGGAGCGTACGAACAGGCACTTATCCAGTCGCCGATCACGGAAGCGGGAGATCCTGCAGCATGGAAAGGCGTCGATATCGTCAGGACGATCCGAAGCTTCGATCCGTGCTTAGGCTGTGCAGTCGCCGTGCATATAGGCGACAAAGTAGTAAAGCACGAGCTGCTACCGTTCGCTACGCCGGAGTGAGTGAATACGCAGATAAGATAAGCACAAATTAGTAAGTATAGAAAAAAGGGTACCGCCCCTCTATCTTTCTTGGTTGAGATGGACGAGGCAGGTACTCTTCTAATTTTATTTTTAAAATGCTCTCTTCAGTTAACCTGTTCCTTCTCGGTTTTAATGAGAGAGCGCGAGAGGTTGCTCTGCTAAGAACGCTTTGATCCCAGCCTGCGTGCTCGCTCAGGTTGAGCGGTCTTGCCGTAATTCATCCAGAATGATATCGACCGCGCTACGGATCGCCGTTGCGACTTCCGGGCTCATTTCTTCGCCCAGCTGGGCGTCATGAACTTCGCAACCGACAACAACAATGGTGGGAGGAAGCGTGCCGATAGTCTTAGCGAAGCTGAGGAGCTCTTCTAACCGAGCTTCGTGGATGCTGATGTTGAACGGATTCGGACCTTCGGGCTTTAGTGCTTCCACCTCATCCGCTTTGATTTCCACGCGATAGATTGTGCCAAGCTTGCCACCAGTATTAACAGCGTCAGCAAAGATTATATGATCGTAGTCACCGAGGTCAGGTGCCAGAGTTATGCCGCAGAGTCCGACATCCAGCGCCTCCACGTTCTCGGGCAGCTCTCTCGTCAGTAGCTCTTCGATGACCCGGGGGCCGAAGCCGTCGTCACCCATATATTTGTTCCCGATACCAGCCACAAAAATTTGTGCCATCTTAATCAATACCCACAAACGCTTGGTATATATTACTTTAGCGGATTGTACTCACTGCGTGCGGAACGTTCCGCGACTCCGAGCGAAAGAGCGTTCATACAGCACACCAGGATAAAGATTGCTGTCGCACGGGGGATTTTAACGGATATTTAAATAGCAAGGCGTAACAAGTTAAGGTATACGATGAAAAACGTGACGTCAGATCTGCCAGATGTACAAGCAAGCAGTCCAGATATAAAGATCAACCTGACGAGAGTGGGTGTGACGAACGTGAAGAAGCTGGTAGAGGTCGCGCGAGCCGGAGGGAGGAGGCCTGTAGTGCTGATATCGGATTTTCATATGTTCGTGGACCTCCCGAGTGATATAAAAGGGGCGAACATGTCGAGGAACCTGGAAGCGATGTACGAAGTGCTGGACGAAGCGGTGAACTCGACGGTATACGATGTGGAGGACCTGTGCAGTGAAGTGGCAAAGCGTTTACTCGATCGTCACCCGTACGCCTCGACGGCAGAGGTGGGCATGACAAGCGAGTATGTGCTGATGAGAAAGACGCCGGTGATGCGGATCTCGTGCCAGGAGCCTGCGATAATATTCGCGGAGGCGATAGCGTATCGTACGCCGGAGCGCGAGAGCGGCATGCAGATAAAGAGGATAATAGGGGCTGAGATCGTGGGGATGACTGCCTGTCCGTGCGCGCAGGAACTCATGCGGGAACGAGCGGCGGACGAATTGAAGAAACGGGGGATGTCGGAAGAGGATATGAAGACGTTCCTGGACAGCATACCGCTGGCAACCCATAACCAACGCGGCAGGGGGATTATCTCGATAGAGGTGGAAGACGATTTCAGAATACCCCTCGATAGGATAATAGAGATAATAGAGCGGTCGATGAGCGCGAAGACGTACGAGATCTTGAAACGCCCGGACGAGGCACGCGTGGTGGAGATCGCGCATCAAAAGCCGATGTTCGTTGAAGATTGCGTCCGAGAGATGGCGAAGCGAGTGGTGGAGACGTTTGGCTACCTGCCGGACGATTCGGTGATTAATATAAAGCAGATAAACGAGGAGAGCATCCATCAGCACAATGCCGTTGCGGAACGCGTCGCTTCGATCGGTGATTTGCGGAAAGAGCTGAGCGAAGGTACGTACCGATAAAGCAGAAGTAAAATAAAAGCCGGGGTGGCCTAGTTGGTTAGGGCGCCAGACTCATAATCTGGAGGTCGCGGGTCCGAACCCCGCTCCCGGCACTCTTTCTTTTTTCAAGTTTACGCGCTTCGAGTGC
This region of Methanomicrobia archaeon genomic DNA includes:
- a CDS encoding helix-turn-helix domain-containing protein, with the translated sequence MNELEKIFGRNAQLVVLEYLIRNRETITYLSGIAAATGLSHSSVARVIEPLLQLGIVKEDTLGKQIRTFRLNEDNEVLKLLIRFFDDLDALITV
- a CDS encoding hydrogenase expression protein HypE, whose translation is MGLEEINIIWLEGQDCAGDTITIKQASNPTLIDVLTGAIPGLGGLKLAYHPTLMFEWGDDATQILVDAMEGKYDPFVLILEGSIPDESKAGDGVFCVIGEHDGKLLKLSDVIDSLAQRCAAAVAIGTCAAYGGIPSGNPNPTGAQGLLDYLGKEWTGGLGLPIICIPGCPPRPDNIIQILGQAVLAARGLAPLPELDEWHRPVAFYGYTMHELCPICGFYAEGTDAHAFGDTGCLGALGCKGIITNCNNTTWADGYGGCTGTGVPCFGCTHPDFPDAPTSPFFAKAPAMPFIIENMKGMLAHAEMGFERFKPVLEALLPLVPEFIEDLDRQMEEAKDKGRKI
- a CDS encoding nickel-dependent hydrogenase large subunit; its protein translation is MGFLDKLKGGGAKEAAAAPAAAPAAAPGPGGKREITIEPITRIEGHLGVHATLDTGAKKVTDAYAYSPMFRGFEIILVGREPSEAVMITQRACGVCPVPHGFASVNAVDQAYGVTPPPMGVVLRDFVHGAEQLYDSEVGVLNLEGPDYSEVAVKKFNPDWWGEAQNTKAERSDVHGFATVADIMTALNPLAGELYLRSLLVQKAGHNMAAIFGGKHPHVHSFVPGGIAKINLSASDIESYLTLLMRHVAFTKELVTATDDLLNFVLAQGYEDVGARDINLLAVGSYNDPEAYSADYEGMTELGRKRMVSPGVMLNGEVVTTDLVEINAGVREFIGRGWYSSDWAQEIETDPAGNKIEYEHPWNKRTLPEPGEYGKWGSKYTWVTSPRWKNWKGDGKNNVLELGPLARMWVTAKVGLVPESTGSSLKFELPAAVIPGFKFADKMEFEWKIPAKPNTVERVRARAYYNAYSAYCVTSLVMKALELMKAGKTQVWTPYEKPKEGIGFGAVEAMRGSCLHWCVMKDGVISNYQYHAPSTWNASGRDPEEQPGAYEQALIQSPITEAGDPAAWKGVDIVRTIRSFDPCLGCAVAVHIGDKVVKHELLPFATPE
- a CDS encoding hydrogenase maturation protease, whose translation is MAQIFVAGIGNKYMGDDGFGPRVIEELLTRELPENVEALDVGLCGITLAPDLGDYDHIIFADAVNTGGKLGTIYRVEIKADEVEALKPEGPNPFNISIHEARLEELLSFAKTIGTLPPTIVVVGCEVHDAQLGEEMSPEVATAIRSAVDIILDELRQDRST
- a CDS encoding GTP cyclohydrolase I FolE2, producing MKNVTSDLPDVQASSPDIKINLTRVGVTNVKKLVEVARAGGRRPVVLISDFHMFVDLPSDIKGANMSRNLEAMYEVLDEAVNSTVYDVEDLCSEVAKRLLDRHPYASTAEVGMTSEYVLMRKTPVMRISCQEPAIIFAEAIAYRTPERESGMQIKRIIGAEIVGMTACPCAQELMRERAADELKKRGMSEEDMKTFLDSIPLATHNQRGRGIISIEVEDDFRIPLDRIIEIIERSMSAKTYEILKRPDEARVVEIAHQKPMFVEDCVREMAKRVVETFGYLPDDSVINIKQINEESIHQHNAVAERVASIGDLRKELSEGTYR